In one window of Comamonas testosteroni DNA:
- the nusG gene encoding transcription termination/antitermination protein NusG → MADAVETDVNGGAAGPANPDLRWYIVHAYSGMEKAVERNIAERIARSDMQSKFGRILVPSEEVVEMRNGTRRTTERRLFPGYVFVEMVMDDDTWHLVKHTSKVTGFVGGAKNRPAPISEEEVRKIVDQMQEGTEKPRHKVEFMVGEMVRVKEGPFADFNGSVEEVNYEKNRLRVSVTIFGRATPVELEFSQVEKT, encoded by the coding sequence ATGGCTGATGCAGTCGAAACAGATGTGAATGGTGGAGCAGCGGGACCCGCCAATCCCGATCTGCGCTGGTATATCGTCCATGCCTATTCGGGTATGGAGAAGGCTGTCGAGCGCAATATTGCGGAGCGTATTGCTCGCTCGGACATGCAGTCCAAGTTTGGCCGCATCCTGGTGCCTTCCGAAGAAGTTGTGGAAATGCGCAACGGCACTCGTCGCACCACAGAGCGTCGTCTGTTCCCGGGTTATGTGTTCGTCGAAATGGTGATGGATGACGATACCTGGCACCTGGTGAAGCACACCAGCAAGGTGACCGGTTTCGTCGGCGGTGCCAAGAACCGTCCTGCCCCCATTTCTGAAGAAGAAGTTCGCAAGATCGTCGACCAGATGCAGGAGGGCACCGAAAAGCCCCGTCACAAGGTCGAGTTCATGGTCGGCGAGATGGTGCGTGTCAAGGAAGGCCCTTTCGCAGACTTCAATGGCTCCGTCGAGGAAGTCAACTACGAAAAGAATCGTCTGCGTGTCTCGGTCACCATCTTTGGCCGCGCAACTCCTGTGGAATTGGAATTCTCTCAAGTTGAGAAAACTTGA
- the secE gene encoding preprotein translocase subunit SecE, with product MATTQVETVSSAADKAKLAAVAALVVASIAGFYLLSKQGALVQWATLIVGLVLAAGVFLISEPGKRFIGFARDAWREVKKVVWPTRKETMQMTLYVFAFVVVMALFLWFTDKTLEWVLYDLILGWRK from the coding sequence ATGGCCACTACTCAGGTTGAAACAGTCAGCTCTGCTGCTGACAAAGCAAAATTAGCCGCTGTTGCGGCTTTAGTTGTTGCTTCTATTGCTGGCTTTTATCTGTTGAGCAAGCAAGGTGCGCTGGTGCAGTGGGCGACTCTGATTGTCGGCCTGGTGCTGGCTGCAGGCGTGTTTCTGATTTCTGAGCCGGGCAAGCGCTTCATTGGCTTTGCTCGTGATGCTTGGCGTGAGGTGAAGAAGGTGGTCTGGCCCACCCGCAAAGAAACCATGCAGATGACACTGTATGTCTTTGCATTTGTGGTGGTGATGGCCTTGTTCTTGTGGTTCACCGATAAGACGCTTGAATGGGTCTTGTACGACTTGATTTTGGGCTGGAGGAAGTAA
- the tuf gene encoding elongation factor Tu, with the protein MAKEKFERTKPHVNVGTIGHVDHGKTTLTAAIATVLSKHFGGEAKDYSQIDNAPEEKARGITINTSHVEYETANRHYAHVDCPGHADYVKNMITGAAQMDGAILVCSAADGPMPQTREHILLSRQVGVPYIIVFLNKADMVDDEELLELVEMEVRELLSKYDFPGDDTPIIRGSAKLALEGDQSDKGEPAILKLAEALDTYIPTPERAVDGAFAMPVEDVFSISGRGTVVTGRIERGIVKVGEEIEIVGIKDTVKTTVTGVEMFRKLLDQGQAGDNVGLLLRGTKREDVERGQVLCKPGSIKPHTNFTAEVYVLSKDEGGRHTPFFNNYRPQFYFRTTDVTGSIELPEGKEMVMPGDNVSITVKLISPIAMEEGLRFAIREGGRTVGAGVVATIIA; encoded by the coding sequence ATGGCAAAAGAAAAATTCGAGCGCACGAAGCCCCACGTGAACGTGGGCACCATCGGTCACGTTGACCACGGCAAGACCACCCTGACTGCCGCTATCGCTACCGTGCTGTCCAAGCACTTCGGCGGTGAAGCCAAGGACTACTCGCAGATCGACAACGCCCCCGAAGAAAAGGCTCGTGGTATCACGATCAACACTTCGCACGTTGAATACGAAACTGCCAACCGCCACTACGCTCACGTGGACTGCCCCGGTCACGCTGACTATGTGAAGAACATGATCACTGGTGCCGCTCAGATGGACGGCGCCATCTTGGTTTGCTCCGCTGCTGACGGCCCCATGCCCCAGACTCGCGAGCACATCCTGCTGTCGCGTCAGGTGGGCGTGCCCTACATCATCGTGTTCCTGAACAAGGCCGACATGGTGGACGACGAAGAACTGCTGGAACTGGTCGAAATGGAAGTGCGCGAGCTGCTGTCCAAGTACGACTTCCCCGGTGACGACACCCCCATCATCCGCGGCTCCGCCAAGCTGGCCCTGGAAGGTGACCAGTCCGACAAGGGCGAGCCTGCCATCCTGAAGCTGGCCGAAGCTCTGGACACCTACATCCCCACTCCCGAGCGTGCTGTTGACGGCGCCTTCGCGATGCCCGTGGAAGACGTGTTCTCCATCTCCGGTCGTGGTACCGTGGTGACCGGCCGTATCGAGCGCGGTATCGTCAAGGTCGGCGAAGAAATCGAAATCGTCGGTATCAAGGACACCGTCAAGACCACCGTCACCGGCGTGGAAATGTTCCGCAAGCTGCTGGACCAAGGTCAAGCTGGCGACAACGTGGGTCTGCTGCTGCGCGGCACCAAGCGTGAAGACGTGGAACGCGGCCAAGTGCTGTGCAAGCCCGGCTCCATCAAGCCCCACACCAACTTCACTGCTGAAGTTTACGTGCTGTCGAAGGACGAAGGCGGTCGCCACACTCCCTTCTTCAACAACTACCGTCCCCAGTTCTACTTCCGTACAACTGACGTGACCGGCTCCATCGAACTGCCCGAAGGCAAGGAAATGGTGATGCCTGGCGATAACGTGTCGATCACTGTGAAGCTGATCTCCCCCATCGCCATGGAAGAAGGTCTGCGTTTCGCTATCCGCGAAGGTGGTCGTACTGTGGGCGCCGGTGTGGTTGCCACGATCATTGCATAA
- the rplK gene encoding 50S ribosomal protein L11: protein MAKKIVGFIKLQVPAGKANPSPPIGPALGQRGLNIMEFCKAFNAQTQGVEPGLPLPVVITAFADKSFTFVIKTPPATVLIKKAVKLDKGSSNPLKNKVGKITRAQLEEIAKTKLKDMNAADVDAAVRTLAGSARSMGVIVEGV from the coding sequence ATGGCGAAAAAAATCGTCGGCTTCATCAAGCTGCAAGTGCCAGCTGGTAAGGCCAATCCTTCTCCTCCTATTGGTCCTGCGCTGGGTCAGCGCGGCCTCAACATCATGGAATTCTGCAAGGCGTTCAACGCCCAGACCCAAGGTGTCGAGCCCGGCCTGCCTCTGCCCGTGGTGATCACGGCTTTTGCTGACAAGAGCTTCACGTTCGTCATCAAGACTCCTCCCGCAACCGTTCTGATCAAGAAGGCTGTGAAGCTGGACAAGGGCTCTTCCAATCCTCTGAAGAACAAGGTTGGCAAGATCACACGTGCTCAGCTGGAAGAAATCGCCAAGACCAAGCTGAAGGACATGAACGCCGCTGACGTTGACGCTGCTGTGCGTACGCTGGCTGGTTCTGCCCGTTCGATGGGCGTGATCGTGGAGGGTGTGTAA
- a CDS encoding TetR family transcriptional regulator — translation MARRTKAEADETRTKLLDAAEEVFFEKGVSRTSLGDIAQRAGATRGAVYWHFKDKMDVFVSMLGRICLPFEEICDDRYGDLLPLERIRHSILCVFESLDEDERRRKVFETALFKMEYVGELADVRLQHIESSGFAREKFAHDLAAAAQGQSVQLSVSPEEAALGLHSLFVGLIHGWVLTEGSFSLVKVGSMSVDVYLSGLGFQVNL, via the coding sequence ATGGCTCGAAGAACCAAGGCTGAAGCGGATGAGACGCGCACCAAGCTGCTGGATGCGGCTGAAGAGGTGTTTTTCGAGAAAGGGGTATCTCGAACCTCTCTGGGCGATATCGCGCAGCGTGCAGGGGCCACACGCGGGGCGGTGTATTGGCACTTCAAGGACAAGATGGATGTCTTTGTTTCCATGCTTGGGCGCATATGCCTGCCTTTCGAAGAAATCTGTGACGACAGGTATGGTGACCTGTTGCCGCTAGAGCGCATTCGTCACTCCATCCTGTGTGTGTTCGAGAGCTTGGACGAGGATGAGCGCAGACGCAAGGTGTTTGAAACGGCGCTATTCAAAATGGAATACGTGGGCGAACTGGCTGATGTGCGTTTGCAGCATATAGAAAGTTCAGGCTTCGCTCGGGAAAAATTTGCGCACGACCTAGCGGCTGCAGCGCAGGGGCAGTCCGTGCAGTTGTCGGTATCCCCGGAAGAGGCTGCCCTTGGGTTGCACTCTCTTTTTGTGGGTCTTATACATGGCTGGGTATTGACCGAAGGGAGTTTCTCATTGGTCAAGGTCGGTTCGATGTCGGTGGATGTCTACTTGTCAGGTTTGGGATTTCAGGTGAATTTGTGA
- a CDS encoding efflux RND transporter periplasmic adaptor subunit yields MYEANQAPDNQSNSAASGTRSMVIGLSLAAALGLVACSDKNAEAQKAQAAAQAQPPEVGVVTVSMQNVPLISDLPGRLEPSRIAQVRARAAGIVQKRLFQEGSDVKAGQALFQIDNTPYKANLQSAQATLAQAEANLAQASATARRYKPLVEANAISKQEYDTAIANEKAALAQVAAGKAAVTNANVNLGYASVTAPISGRIGRALVTEGALVGQGEATQLATIQQVNPLYVNLTQSSSDIMRMREALSSGKLAKVGGNAARVHVYLDDGKEYAHTGKLLFTDLTVDPTTGQVSVRAELPNPDGLLLPGTYVRVHLEQAQVENAALIPQQAVTRNEKGNFVMIVAEDGSVAPRPVQISQSSGNNWVVTSGLKAGEKVMVDGLIKVGMGAKKVKPVEINNAAAGAPAQPSAAAPAAPAQEKAATPAEAAGEGKAAK; encoded by the coding sequence ATGTATGAAGCAAACCAGGCTCCCGACAATCAGTCCAACTCAGCCGCGTCCGGCACCCGCTCCATGGTCATTGGCCTGAGCTTGGCTGCTGCATTGGGCCTAGTCGCATGCAGTGACAAAAACGCGGAAGCTCAAAAAGCACAAGCAGCCGCTCAGGCACAGCCACCAGAAGTAGGTGTAGTGACGGTATCCATGCAGAACGTGCCTCTGATCTCCGATCTGCCAGGCCGTCTGGAGCCATCGCGCATTGCTCAGGTTCGCGCCCGCGCAGCTGGCATCGTGCAAAAGCGCCTGTTCCAGGAAGGCTCGGATGTCAAAGCCGGCCAGGCCCTTTTCCAGATTGACAACACCCCGTACAAGGCCAATCTGCAGAGCGCTCAGGCGACCCTTGCACAGGCCGAAGCCAATCTTGCTCAGGCATCTGCCACCGCACGCCGCTACAAGCCGCTGGTGGAAGCCAATGCCATCAGCAAGCAGGAGTACGACACGGCCATTGCCAACGAGAAGGCAGCACTGGCACAAGTTGCGGCAGGCAAGGCGGCAGTCACCAATGCCAACGTCAACCTGGGCTATGCCAGCGTGACAGCCCCCATCTCCGGACGCATCGGCCGCGCTCTGGTGACGGAAGGCGCTCTGGTCGGCCAGGGCGAAGCCACGCAGCTGGCGACCATTCAGCAAGTCAACCCGCTGTACGTGAACCTGACCCAGTCCTCCTCCGACATCATGCGCATGCGCGAAGCGCTCAGTTCCGGCAAGTTAGCAAAGGTAGGTGGCAACGCCGCGCGCGTCCACGTCTATTTGGACGATGGCAAGGAATACGCACACACCGGCAAGCTGCTGTTCACCGACCTGACCGTGGACCCGACTACCGGCCAGGTCAGCGTGCGCGCGGAACTACCCAATCCCGATGGGCTGCTGCTGCCCGGCACCTATGTGCGCGTGCACCTGGAGCAGGCACAGGTCGAGAACGCCGCGCTGATTCCGCAACAGGCCGTAACCCGCAACGAAAAGGGCAACTTCGTCATGATCGTGGCCGAGGATGGCTCTGTGGCGCCGCGTCCCGTTCAGATCAGCCAGTCCAGTGGCAATAACTGGGTCGTCACATCCGGCTTGAAAGCTGGAGAAAAAGTCATGGTGGACGGCCTGATCAAGGTGGGCATGGGAGCCAAGAAGGTCAAGCCCGTCGAGATCAACAATGCGGCTGCCGGCGCCCCCGCACAGCCCTCTGCTGCGGCCCCCGCCGCACCAGCGCAAGAGAAAGCTGCCACACCAGCCGAAGCTGCTGGCGAAGGCAAGGCAGCCAAGTAA